The genome window GTTATAGATTATCAGAAGACACTGAAGATTGCAACTGAGAGGGGATTCTTTGACGGCTAACTTTCTAGAATCTCATTTATTTTCTTTTCAATTTCTTTTTCATCTATTTTAGGGGGCACTTTGAAGTTCCATTCGTCTTTCAAGTACTTTTCTTTGAGGAGAATATTGGCAATGTTGAGCTCTTCTTTTCTCGGTTCATCAAAATAGTAGTCACTCATGAGTATTTTTGAATAGCTGGAGATTAAAGCATTCATTATTTCATCAGCATTAACATTTCCAAGAAATGATGAAAGGTTGGCAACTCGGTACTTTACGGGATCTATTGATGGTTTAATGTTCTTTGGAATTTTTAAAAGAAGGTAAAGCATTTTTAAGTCTGAATTTACTAAAATTGAACCATGCAAAAACAATACGCCCCATTTTATGCTTGCTGCAGTGCCAGAAACTTTTCTTTCGTTCACTACGATGTCATTGGTATTTTTCACATATGCATTAACTCCCAGCTTTTTTAAAGCAAGCAACGTGCCTTTTAGGAGTTCATTGTAAAGATAAGAGATCGGGAACTCAACGTCTCTTTTTATTACTAAAGAATAATTGACACAGCCAATATCATGATAGACAGTTCCTCCTCCGCTGAAGCGTCGAACTATCGGGATTTTTCTTTTTTTAGCCACTAAAAGATTGATATCTTCCTCGGGATTTCTAAAGTACCCCAAAATCAGAGCTTTTTCATTTCTCCATATTCTTAACGTATCCTCAACTAAATCCTTTGACCTAGCTCTCGCTAAAGCTTCTTCAAAAGCTAAGTTTAGGTAAGGATTATCTGGAGTTTCATGGGTAAGTATTCTTAGCATGTTTTAGAATTTGGGAGTTGTGGGTTAAATAGTTTGGTGATTTCGGTTATGATGAATCAAAACCTTAAAAGTGAAAATTTAGTTCTCGGAAAAATGTAAACCATAAGGTTTTTAAAACTGCACTATTGTATAGAGAGATGGAGTGCGGGGGTTGCCGAGCCTGGTCAAAGGCGGTGGACTCAAGATCCACTCCCGTAGGGGTTCCGGGGTTCAAATCCCCGCCCCCGCACCACAACAAACTCTTCTGAGAAAAGTTTGATCAAAGTCCGTTTATCCTTCTCCACAATGTCACTCTTTGAGTGGATTCTTAACCAATTAACGATTCTAAGGTTTCACTCAAAAAAATGTCCTACGGGGGCGGAAAGAAAAGAAACCACTTAAAACCCTACCATTAGTGGAATCCACGCTTATTTAGGTATAATCTAAGGATAAACAAACCTTTTGTGTCCTTTAAATAGTTTAAACATTTTGATCAAACTTTTCCAAAGTTTGCTTTAATTAGCAGCTTTTCTGATATCTCCTTCGATAATTCTCTTCATCCAAGAACCTTTGAAAAACCACAGCAACGCTACTCCAGAAGCTATAAAGTTGCTCAACCCCATGCCCAAGAAAACGCCTTTTGAAGACATGAAAATGTAGTATCCTAAAATGTAGCTTAATGGAATTCTAAGCCCCCAAAGCCTTAGAATTCCCAATATCATGCTCTTCTTTGTATGTCCTGAACTCCTAAAGACATTATCAACAACCATGAAAATGCCGTTGAAAAATGGCACTGAAATGAGGAAGTACTTCAGCACTATTGCGCTCTCCGATATTACCGCGGGATCATTTAAGAATACCCTAAAAACTTGAACCCTAAAAATCCCAATTAAAAGAATCGCAATGCTTGCAATGGTGAAGTTGACCATCATGGTCCTTTCAGCAATTTTCTTTGCCCTCCCATACTTCTCCGCCCCAATATTTTGGGCAATCATCGTTCCCATTGCCATTGAGATTCCTCTTGAAATGCTCGTCAGAAAGTTCACCAAACGGGTTGTTATGGTGTAAGCGGCGTAAGTAACGTCTCCAAATCCAAAGATAATCCTAGTTAAAATTACAAATCCAAAGCTGTTGGCTGAAGAGCCTATGCTTGAAGGCAGGCCTACTCTGAATATTTTTGCGTAGAAGCTCCAGTCGGGTTTTAAATCTTCTTTTGTTAAGTGAATGCCTACTTTCCCAGTTAATAGGAGATATGCCCCAATTATTGAGCCGGTAGTGTTTGAGATTATTGTAGCTAATGCAGCTCCAGCTACGCCAAGTTCTGGAAAGCCAAATAAACCGAAAATTAGGAGTGGATCAAGAACTATATTCAAACCCACTGTAAAGAAGCTTATCTTAACAGGAGTTTTTGTGTCTCCAGTTGCTCTCATGAGGAAGCTGAATGCCATGAAGCTGAAAGCAAATGGTATTCCAGCAAAGATTATCCTCGTGTAGCTTAATGAATATGGATATACGTTTTCGGTAACCTTCATGAACCTCAAAGCATAGGGAACTATCAAGTAGCCAACAACAGCGACTATGGAAGCAAAGATAAACATTAACGAATACAGCGCTCCAGCAGCTCTCTCGGCTTTCTTATATTCTTCTGCCCCTATATACTGCCCCACAAATGCAAATCCCGCTGTTGCAAAACCCATTCCAAGGCTCATGAGTGTTCCAATTAGAGGCCATGCAACACCCGGCGCAGATAGTGCTTCTCTCCCAATTCTGCCTAACCAAAAAGTGTCTGTTATATTATAGAGTACTTGAATTATGTTGTTCACTATTAAAGGCCAAGCTAGCCTAAAAAGGGTCTTTTCTATATTGCCCTCAACGATTTCTTGTCTCATCTCTTGTATTTTTGACATAGTAAAATATGAATCGAAGCGTTAATATATAAGATTAATGGTCTATTATCCTTCTCATCCAAGATCCTTTAAGGAACCAGGCGAGAGCTACCAAAGCAGATACAACATTGCTTAAACCCATTCCTAACCAAACACCAACTGTACTTGCTGTCAATTTACCCAGCCAATAAGCCAAAGGTATTCTGAGAACCCAGAGCCTTAACATTCCTAGCACCATACTCTTCTTTGTGTGCCCAGAACTCTGGAAAACATTGCTTACAGCAGCCAATATTCCAAAGAAGGGAAGTGAGAAGGCAAAGTACTTTACAAACACTGCACTCTCTGCTAAAACAGCAGCATCGTTTATAAATGCTCCAAAGATTTGGGGTCTAAACATCACCACAATTAGTGTCCCAATGCTTAAAATGATGAAATTCGTCAGCATAGCCTTCTCTGCAATCTTTTTAGCTCTTTCATACTTTTCAGCTCCAACATTTTGCCCAACCATAGTTCCCATTGCTTGACTTATTCCATTTGCTATGGCAAACATGAAGTTTGTCAGCCGGTTG of Thermococcus sp. M39 contains these proteins:
- a CDS encoding biotin/lipoate A/B protein ligase family protein, with the protein product MLRILTHETPDNPYLNLAFEEALARARSKDLVEDTLRIWRNEKALILGYFRNPEEDINLLVAKKRKIPIVRRFSGGGTVYHDIGCVNYSLVIKRDVEFPISYLYNELLKGTLLALKKLGVNAYVKNTNDIVVNERKVSGTAASIKWGVLFLHGSILVNSDLKMLYLLLKIPKNIKPSIDPVKYRVANLSSFLGNVNADEIMNALISSYSKILMSDYYFDEPRKEELNIANILLKEKYLKDEWNFKVPPKIDEKEIEKKINEILES
- a CDS encoding MATE family efflux transporter, whose product is MSKIQEMRQEIVEGNIEKTLFRLAWPLIVNNIIQVLYNITDTFWLGRIGREALSAPGVAWPLIGTLMSLGMGFATAGFAFVGQYIGAEEYKKAERAAGALYSLMFIFASIVAVVGYLIVPYALRFMKVTENVYPYSLSYTRIIFAGIPFAFSFMAFSFLMRATGDTKTPVKISFFTVGLNIVLDPLLIFGLFGFPELGVAGAALATIISNTTGSIIGAYLLLTGKVGIHLTKEDLKPDWSFYAKIFRVGLPSSIGSSANSFGFVILTRIIFGFGDVTYAAYTITTRLVNFLTSISRGISMAMGTMIAQNIGAEKYGRAKKIAERTMMVNFTIASIAILLIGIFRVQVFRVFLNDPAVISESAIVLKYFLISVPFFNGIFMVVDNVFRSSGHTKKSMILGILRLWGLRIPLSYILGYYIFMSSKGVFLGMGLSNFIASGVALLWFFKGSWMKRIIEGDIRKAAN